A region of the Dyadobacter sp. CECT 9275 genome:
AAGGTCCTTTTTCATAAAATCGCCCTGGGAGAAATACTTTTCTATCAGGCAGTACATCAGGATGAAAAAGTAACGGCTGCCCATTTCCTTTATTTTAAGTTTGGATTCGCCGTATTTCCGGTTGGTCCAGCTGTTGGGCACTACCGCGTAGTTATAACCACGTACTATTGCTTTCAAGGGTAGCTCGATGGTCAGGTTAAAATGGGGTGCAAGAAACGGTTTGATACCTTCAATCGTCTCGCGTTTATAAAGCTTAAAAGCATTGGTGGTATCATTATATTTGATACCCATTACCATTCTTACAATAAAATTAGCGACCCGGTTAATCACTTTTTTAAGTGCGGGGTAATCAATAACCTGTCCTCCTTTTTCCCAGCGCGACCCGAAAACGCAGTCATAGCCGCCTTCTACCATTTTTTTGTAATATTTCACGAGGTCCTCAGGATCGTCTGACATATCGGCCATGAAAACAGCCACACAGTCTCCACTGAAACGTTCCAGGCCATATCTTACGGCATACCCAAAACCGTTGGGACCGGGGTTGGTATAATACACCAGCTCGGGAATTTGCTCGGAAAGTTGCTGAAGAACCGCCAGTGTCCCGTCTTTGGAGTTGTCATTGGTGACACAAATCTCATGCGGGATATCGTATTTGTTTAACGTATTATGCAGCGATGTCAGGGTGTGTGTAATGGACTCCTCCTCGTTATAAGCTGGTATTACGACGCTTAGCTTCATTCGTTGTTAAAGTTGAAAACACTACAAATTAAAGATTATTAATCCGATCTGCCAATTTATGCGGGTGGAAGTATCTGGTCGTACCTGGCCACTGTTTCGGAAATGATGGTGTCGTATCGGTAATCCAGCCATTTATTTACGTTTTCAAACATTTCTTTCCTGTTCTTCACAAAGCCGATGTTTGTTTGGGCATGCACATTACTTAGCCCCGCATGATGCTTGCGGTAAACCCCCATGGTTTCGGGGATATACCCTATACCTCCCTGGGCAGCAAGCTGTATCATGATGGCCCAGTCACCCGCCGCGGCGCTGGCATGCCACGGTGCAAAATCATGATCCAGGAAATGATTTCGGTAAAGCCAGCTGGCGGTTGCCATAAACCATTTGTCTGCCAGAATATCGGCTATTGAGGAAGTAAGTTTCTGATCTTCGGCATTAAATAAATGAGAAGGAGACCCATCCTCATAAATCACCAGCATGTTGTGATGACAAATGTAAAAGTCGGGGTGGGAATCTAAAAAATCGACCTGTTTTTGTAGTTTAAAAGGATCCGTCCAGTAATCATCTCCTTCGCACATGGCCACATACTGGCCGCAGCAGGCTTTTATAAGGCCCAAAACGTTGTTTCTTCCTGCAAATTCCCTTGGCTCAGCCGGCCCCTGATTGACCTCGTGCAAAAATGCGCGTATGCGGCCCGGGTATGCCGCTTCATATTGGCGGATGATTTCGGCTGTCTGGTCGGTAGAGGCGTCATCTCCGATCACAATCTCAAATGGGAAATTTGTTTGCTGGGAAAGTGCGCCTTCCAGCATCTGGGCAATATACTTTTCGTGATTATAAGTAGGGACGCAAACCGAAACCTTCATAATAAAAATAGCATTGGCCCGAGTGAGCCAATGCTGTAATTAAGTTTTTATATCATTAACTGAATACCTCCTGCAACTGCGCTACGGTCGGGAAGTCCGGCGTAACCAGTTCTTTTTCAGGTTGATAGATATAGGCCATCGGGTAGCCACGTTCAATAAAAGTAGGCTCGTCCAGGTTATTATACCGCAGCTGTACCGACCAGCGGATGTTATTGGTGATGTTGTTCCCTGACTGGTGGATCAGGAAAGCGGAAAACACAAGGATGTCTCCCACCTGAAATTCTGTCTGGATGAAGGCATCTTCTTTCAGATCAGCAGTGATACCGCCCTGATAGCCCGATGTACTGGATTCC
Encoded here:
- a CDS encoding glycosyltransferase family 2 protein, which translates into the protein MKLSVVIPAYNEEESITHTLTSLHNTLNKYDIPHEICVTNDNSKDGTLAVLQQLSEQIPELVYYTNPGPNGFGYAVRYGLERFSGDCVAVFMADMSDDPEDLVKYYKKMVEGGYDCVFGSRWEKGGQVIDYPALKKVINRVANFIVRMVMGIKYNDTTNAFKLYKRETIEGIKPFLAPHFNLTIELPLKAIVRGYNYAVVPNSWTNRKYGESKLKIKEMGSRYFFILMYCLIEKYFSQGDFMKKDLAPKKEVSR
- a CDS encoding glycosyltransferase family 2 protein; its protein translation is MKVSVCVPTYNHEKYIAQMLEGALSQQTNFPFEIVIGDDASTDQTAEIIRQYEAAYPGRIRAFLHEVNQGPAEPREFAGRNNVLGLIKACCGQYVAMCEGDDYWTDPFKLQKQVDFLDSHPDFYICHHNMLVIYEDGSPSHLFNAEDQKLTSSIADILADKWFMATASWLYRNHFLDHDFAPWHASAAAGDWAIMIQLAAQGGIGYIPETMGVYRKHHAGLSNVHAQTNIGFVKNRKEMFENVNKWLDYRYDTIISETVARYDQILPPA